Proteins encoded together in one Nostoc sp. PCC 7524 window:
- a CDS encoding DUF4278 domain-containing protein has protein sequence MQLTYRAASYERNSTEVKPAASLRIGCYRGAKINFYLPTATSQAKSPVQLKYRGATYTTWR, from the coding sequence ATGCAACTTACTTACCGCGCTGCTAGTTATGAACGCAACTCTACAGAAGTGAAACCAGCTGCTAGTTTACGTATTGGTTGCTATCGAGGTGCAAAAATTAACTTTTATCTGCCTACAGCAACATCTCAGGCTAAATCTCCTGTGCAACTAAAATATCGTGGTGCAACTTATACTACTTGGCGATAA
- a CDS encoding peptidoglycan-binding domain-containing protein — MNDIVLLMTGVLATTQPPPSILPKQPVIQLDNGVNGSTQIQSDQLVSSANITPPEFIEQHESSPTIKLAFKPENQKTLIEKTHLIKDDYSVDEFNNFQAVKVKFTNEARFLTAQIREDVVIARRFARPTRSLPNLRFGNSGTSVRVLQRLLVANGYAIRIDGVYGALTESAVKAFQVQRNLKVDGIVGPNTWSSLTRSSR; from the coding sequence ATGAATGATATTGTCCTGCTGATGACGGGCGTATTAGCAACAACGCAACCACCTCCGTCTATTTTGCCCAAACAGCCTGTAATTCAGCTTGACAATGGCGTGAACGGGTCTACACAAATTCAGTCAGATCAGTTAGTGTCATCTGCAAACATCACGCCACCTGAATTTATAGAGCAACATGAAAGTTCCCCAACTATTAAATTAGCTTTCAAACCCGAAAATCAAAAAACTCTGATAGAAAAAACACATCTTATTAAAGATGATTATAGCGTAGATGAGTTTAACAATTTTCAGGCTGTTAAGGTAAAATTTACTAATGAAGCGCGTTTTTTAACTGCACAAATTCGCGAAGATGTTGTTATTGCCAGAAGATTTGCTAGACCTACTAGAAGTCTACCAAATTTACGTTTTGGTAACTCAGGTACATCTGTCAGAGTCTTACAACGGTTGTTAGTGGCTAATGGTTATGCCATTAGAATAGATGGGGTTTATGGAGCATTGACAGAAAGTGCCGTTAAAGCTTTTCAAGTACAGCGAAATCTTAAGGTAGACGGTATCGTAGGCCCAAATACTTGGTCCTCGCTGACGAGATCCTCACGATAA
- a CDS encoding sucrose synthase yields the protein MSELIQAILDSEERSDLRNFVSQLRHKEQKYLLRNDILHEYREYCSKSEKPDTFYAYSRLGKLIYYTQEIIQEDSNTCFIIRSKIAGQEIYLLTADLDVESMTVQELLDLRDRFVNKFHPQEGDLLELDFGPFYDYSPVIRDPKNIGKGVQFLNRYLSSKLFQDPKQWLESLFNFLRLHQYNGVQLLINQYIQSQEQLSQQVKKALAVVSQRPSDEPYEQFRLQLQMMGFEPGWGNTAGRVQETLNILDELIDSPDPQTLEAFISRIPMIFRIILVSAHGWFGQEGVLGRPDTGGQVVYVLDQAKNLEKQLQEDAILAGLEGLNVQPKVIILTRLIPNSDGTLCNQRLEKVHGTENAWILRVPLRDFNPNMTQNWISRFEFWPYLETFAIDAERELLAEFQGRPDLIVGNYTDGNLVAFLLARRMKITQCNIAHALEKSKYLFSNLYWQDLDDKYHFSLQFTADLIAMNAANFIISSTYQEIVGTPDSIGQYESYKCFSMPELYHVVNGIELFSPKFNVVPPGVNENAYFPYTRTEDRVESDRDRIAEMLFTLEDPSQIFGKLDDPSKRPIFSMARLDRIKNLTGLAECFGRSKDLQEHCNLILVAGKLRVEESDDNEERDEIVKLYHIIDEYNLHGKIRWLGVRLSKTDSGEIYRVIADHQGIFVQPALFEAFGLTILEAMISGLPTFATQFGGPLEIIQDKINGFYINPTDLEETAQKILEFVIKCQQNPQYWETVSQQAINRVFSTYTWKIHTTKLLSLARIYGFWNFISKENREDLLRYLEALFYLIYKPRAQQLLEQHQYR from the coding sequence ATGTCAGAATTGATTCAAGCAATCTTGGATAGCGAAGAAAGAAGTGATTTGCGTAACTTTGTCAGTCAATTACGTCACAAAGAGCAGAAATATTTGTTGCGTAATGACATATTGCATGAGTATCGTGAATATTGCTCTAAATCCGAAAAACCAGACACATTTTATGCTTATTCTCGTTTAGGTAAACTCATTTACTATACTCAGGAAATTATTCAAGAAGACTCAAATACTTGTTTCATTATTCGCTCCAAGATTGCTGGTCAAGAAATTTACCTACTGACAGCAGATTTAGATGTGGAATCGATGACTGTACAGGAACTGTTGGATCTGCGCGATCGCTTCGTCAATAAATTCCACCCCCAAGAAGGTGATCTGCTAGAACTCGATTTTGGCCCCTTTTACGATTATTCCCCAGTCATCCGTGACCCAAAAAACATTGGTAAGGGTGTGCAGTTTCTCAACCGTTATCTATCTAGTAAACTGTTTCAAGACCCAAAACAATGGCTGGAAAGCTTATTTAATTTCTTGCGCCTACACCAATACAACGGTGTGCAACTGCTGATTAACCAATATATTCAATCGCAGGAACAGCTTTCCCAACAAGTCAAGAAAGCCTTAGCTGTAGTCAGCCAAAGACCTAGTGATGAACCTTACGAGCAATTCCGCTTGCAATTGCAAATGATGGGTTTTGAACCGGGTTGGGGTAACACAGCCGGACGTGTCCAGGAAACCTTAAATATTCTTGATGAACTTATCGACTCTCCTGACCCCCAAACCCTAGAAGCCTTCATTTCTCGCATCCCGATGATTTTTAGAATCATCCTGGTGTCAGCACATGGTTGGTTTGGACAAGAGGGTGTCTTAGGTCGTCCTGATACTGGTGGTCAGGTGGTGTATGTGCTTGACCAAGCCAAGAATTTAGAAAAGCAACTGCAAGAAGATGCCATCCTAGCTGGTTTAGAAGGGTTAAACGTCCAGCCGAAAGTAATTATTTTAACTCGTCTGATTCCCAACAGTGATGGTACTCTGTGCAACCAACGGCTAGAAAAAGTCCACGGTACAGAAAACGCCTGGATTTTGCGCGTACCTCTGCGGGATTTTAACCCCAACATGACCCAAAACTGGATTTCCCGGTTTGAGTTTTGGCCTTATCTAGAAACCTTCGCCATTGATGCAGAAAGGGAACTGCTGGCGGAATTCCAAGGGAGACCAGATTTAATTGTGGGTAACTATACCGATGGCAACTTGGTAGCGTTCTTGTTGGCGCGACGGATGAAAATTACCCAGTGCAACATCGCCCACGCTTTGGAAAAATCCAAATACTTATTTAGTAACCTCTACTGGCAAGATTTAGACGATAAATATCATTTCTCCTTGCAATTCACTGCTGATTTGATTGCCATGAATGCAGCTAACTTTATCATCAGCAGCACCTACCAAGAAATTGTCGGCACACCGGATAGTATTGGACAGTACGAATCCTACAAATGCTTCTCCATGCCAGAGTTGTACCATGTAGTGAACGGAATTGAATTATTTAGTCCCAAGTTTAACGTTGTACCGCCTGGAGTGAATGAAAATGCTTATTTTCCCTACACTCGGACTGAAGACCGTGTAGAGAGCGATCGCGATCGCATTGCCGAAATGTTGTTTACTTTAGAAGATCCTAGTCAAATCTTCGGTAAACTTGATGATCCTAGTAAGCGTCCAATATTCTCAATGGCGCGTCTCGACCGGATTAAAAACCTCACTGGTTTAGCTGAATGCTTTGGTCGCAGTAAAGACTTGCAAGAACATTGCAACTTAATTTTAGTTGCAGGTAAGTTGCGTGTTGAAGAATCAGACGATAACGAAGAACGCGATGAAATCGTCAAACTTTACCACATCATTGATGAGTACAATCTACATGGCAAAATTCGCTGGTTAGGTGTGCGGTTATCAAAAACCGATTCTGGAGAAATTTATCGGGTGATAGCAGACCATCAAGGTATCTTTGTCCAACCAGCCTTATTTGAAGCCTTTGGTTTGACAATTCTCGAAGCTATGATTTCCGGTTTACCAACCTTTGCTACTCAATTTGGTGGGCCATTAGAAATTATTCAAGATAAGATCAATGGCTTTTACATTAACCCCACTGATTTAGAAGAAACAGCCCAGAAAATTCTCGAATTTGTCATTAAATGTCAACAAAATCCCCAATATTGGGAAACAGTTTCTCAGCAAGCAATTAACCGTGTATTTAGTACATATACATGGAAGATTCACACAACTAAGCTGTTATCTTTAGCACGGATTTATGGCTTCTGGAACTTTATTTCTAAGGAGAACCGTGAAGACTTGCTACGCTACCTTGAGGCTTTATTCTATTTAATTTATAAACCCAGAGCGCAACAACTTCTAGAACAGCATCAGTATCGGTAG